From the Syngnathoides biaculeatus isolate LvHL_M chromosome 10, ASM1980259v1, whole genome shotgun sequence genome, one window contains:
- the pfdn5 gene encoding prefoldin subunit 5 isoform X2: MEIDFLTSSISQLKVVQAKYVEAKDNLNSLNKNNQGKELLVPLTSSMYVPGTLNDVEHVLVDVGTGYYVEKNVADSKAFFKRKLDFLTKQIEKIQPALQEKHAMKQAVIEVMNVKIQQLQQSKQASSTKA; encoded by the exons ATG GAGATTGACTTCCTGACGTCCTCAATAAGCCAGCTCAAAGTTGTCCAGGCGAAATATGTTGAAGCAAAAGATAACTTGAATtcactaaacaaaaacaatcaag GAAAAGAACTACTCGTCCCACTTACAAGTTCT ATGTATGTACCTGGAACATTAAATGATGTGGAGCATGTTTTAGTGGATGTCGGGACAGGATATTATGTTGAAAAG AATGTAGCAGATTCAAAGGCATTCTTCAAACGTAAACTAGATTTCCTGACAAAGCAGATAGAGAAAATTCAGCCTGCGCTTCAGGAAAAACATGCCATGAAGCAAG CTGTGATTGAAGTCATGAACGTGAAGATCCAGCAACTACAACAGAGTAAACAGGCTTCCAGCACCAAGGCATAA
- the pfdn5 gene encoding prefoldin subunit 5 isoform X1, with product MAINLADLSLPQLEGLKSQLDQEIDFLTSSISQLKVVQAKYVEAKDNLNSLNKNNQGKELLVPLTSSMYVPGTLNDVEHVLVDVGTGYYVEKNVADSKAFFKRKLDFLTKQIEKIQPALQEKHAMKQAVIEVMNVKIQQLQQSKQASSTKA from the exons ATGGCGATCAATCTCGCGGATCTGTCGCTCCCTCAGCTCGAGGGACTAAAAAGCCAGTTAGACCAG GAGATTGACTTCCTGACGTCCTCAATAAGCCAGCTCAAAGTTGTCCAGGCGAAATATGTTGAAGCAAAAGATAACTTGAATtcactaaacaaaaacaatcaag GAAAAGAACTACTCGTCCCACTTACAAGTTCT ATGTATGTACCTGGAACATTAAATGATGTGGAGCATGTTTTAGTGGATGTCGGGACAGGATATTATGTTGAAAAG AATGTAGCAGATTCAAAGGCATTCTTCAAACGTAAACTAGATTTCCTGACAAAGCAGATAGAGAAAATTCAGCCTGCGCTTCAGGAAAAACATGCCATGAAGCAAG CTGTGATTGAAGTCATGAACGTGAAGATCCAGCAACTACAACAGAGTAAACAGGCTTCCAGCACCAAGGCATAA
- the espl1 gene encoding separin, which translates to MKCMKIDYYIKRTASASETQLLFQDLEKLVKSGDWILGRTQCDRIIRACNAQLGLESLDFGHISQLIKLVELAIHGYDINTLPQNSPLYMEKIMIHIIKKLSSLQVHSLCSSVAELLYIRLTSAQPGEVYYVVVRNCFSILWNGVSTTTKILNPKDKLQYQFQALNFLLLLDKESAIPSISKAPIYTEGSVSEFAKSCEVVSEEDASFVLHEMHSLFSRCLSGSQDCKSNGSTQCIDTSNIYTLLEMALVIVKMLCKAGHHCQASIFLNEIGVNFRSNAAALELGKLAIKIHSTVTPDERSDEILRECTRVLRSLPPGLGECEAHSVLEGCGLLVWVVEDRHKKGFTGPVLLAWFSFLEVHQDHIRMILKKFDLKGESNRLQQALCFSIYQGFGFAYESLLESQLEDSGTLARVLLYCQATIGHMMTEMHKLSNENLLIKAVIAVSNFTCGLYNLSLYDEAFTLLEILCHDLSKNCPPSLSVDRLNRPFMLAVQTSRKTGHLERALDWVISWLKALGDKMALHKTEPVSLWVKTKIDAARNSEADIRLRTIRDGFGPDIPDERTMLCLLDEELRLYKEDPGDTSQERYNTLCDLLDICHEESAHTHLRAVYLCEVAQVVCFQDFSEQTDCMAVDFTHEALRLLEEEPEFPENANQLKDDKAHALLWLFICTLEKNLQEAIERDVKLQEMRKHSQCIETPIGTNDLDYEKQKNEDILVCDGLHFNLAGQNKLCQPLGLALTEWATLLRSDVLPSLRNPKQTSKSIVITASLFQLMGKPLQALEAYQLAIELSHQLADTQSCAYSLCHSASVFLELGCTEMALTQIERAEKMVTTDKSIEGLSSLSLLIILLKSQCCYNAGLVECGVSYLCDVLKEASEQKRSKSSYMLRAQALQTCSSYLSLDAISLPQTQRSRITQLGYTSPDTVLCESLKLFSSLVVTFVGRGLYGDYRSGSDVRFIDTGSNLVFKWRLLSELLTCSMKMIALRASCGAINDARLQCREALRLSIKLQALSQCTELLVVKAELDLMQGEIAESKFDLDKVRNLLEINTDVSDPECKSEVKIKPRKGRPLQKACSPLPVMEDDLKDILSTRWTVKEPIVRDQASSPVLKAQPRRWLSCLTHKQTCQCPCCSEPLLGRVTARWAAAQAHMVLQLDPSEPKVGFKLHWATLARCKMITGKLEAKLAEFIPLCGPVKGSPKASLMYDLVGRAYLHMAVSSLEPSHSKVCSIWKVLEAGLTFVESVSLPELRTVKAGLMATKALVSLVTLSTKKDCRLEELFPNVWTFRSPTQTKVGKSHQSSLKEHKSLSMSEKKKPVKVSKLKIQIPTSTSKGKGSGLTTPVVIPMTPFSKTPVLQSKSSKRELSAFDFNAVVPTFPFTPVQKSTVQTSQKTASKLQFQVFDEFLPTQNKVQPVPAAPRRIKKSRFKIDFSDESDGENDPQQEPLEKLCPKKTTRQGTLRGKATSATFSKKILPARQAKSNKSYALPRDTSSEDETLVYRASSKRRGRARKVSGKALELEEPDKMRSIGEETDDVLDLTFEYLDTSDAEAKDLGTSDLDLEVLRRDLCSNFEMNDLFDKSLHKARGLQPHNTHVDPGMDDLSFEDIQVLLRSAWLALQHFPPLSIFPTICAFLALSIGHQDPTATAMLHCQSLGITSRHRTIRHLASSRKKLKKASSELADQMDNLTLDESSPTTPTDQRLSQVENIFSFPTADCSAFPQFHSQEFIQQIQYLPSGVTVCVMSVLGVKAGEMGESILLSRLEKGSAPVTVHIPTSAEPLSIRQLVKEMDSILVDQKALSSISEKEQWWEGRRALDYRVEQLLKEMERLLGCWKSLLLPLSLDTKLSARAQHLSKILCDKGVKNSEVIIKSLLSATSVVPKKDLRSFALGVCPDWDDECEALFRSAVLQVTDEEKPSGHVVLILDKYLQRLPWESMSILRSRSVSRMPSLQSLIGLCIQKENDSHSILKHGVDTKNTFYVLDPDGNLEHSQQQFKEWFQSQSDWDGVCGHVPKLGQLEEAVATKDLYVYVGHGAGARFLDSQAVLTRPMRAASLLIGCSSAALAVRGDQEGQGIILNYLIAGCPFVLGNLWDVTDRDIDRFTKALLESWLSSESGSALLDYMGPSRQATHLKHLIGAAPVVYGLPIHLR; encoded by the exons ATGAAGTGTATGAAAATCGATTATTACATCaagcggacggcttcggccagcGAAACGCAGCTCTTATTTCAAGACCTCgag AAACTTGTCAAGAGTGGAGATTGGATTCTTGGGCGCACACAGTGTGACAGGATCATCAGAGCCTGTAACGCTCAACTTGGACTTGAATCGTTGGATTTTGGTCACATAAGCCAGTTGATAAAACTTGTGGAGCTCGCCATTCATGGCTATGACATTAATACTCTTCCCCAAAATAGTCCACTATATATGGAAAAGATCATGATCCATATAATCAAGAAGCTAAGCTCTTTGCAGGTCCACAGTCTCTGCAGCAGTGTTGCGGAATTGCTTTATATCAGGCTTACATCAGCACAACCG GGTGAGGTCTATTATGTTGTTGTCCGGAACTGCTTTTCCATCTTGTGGAATGGGGTCTCTACTACCACGAAGATCCTCAATCCCAAAGACAAACTCCAGTACCAGTTTCAAGCCCTCAACTTCCTTCTGTTGTTGGACAAAGAGAGTGCTATTCCTTCCATTTCCAAAGCTCCTATATACACAGAGGGTTCAGTCAGTGAATTTGCAAAAAGTTGTGAAGTAGTGAGCGAAGAGGACGCGTCGTTTGTTCTCCATGAAATGCACAGCCTTTTCTCCAGATGTTTGAGTGGGAGTCAAGACTGCAAGAGCAATGGGTCCACGCAGTGTATTGATACATCAAATATCTACACGCTTCTTGAAATGGCGCTTGTTATCGTCAAGATGCTGTGTAAAGCTGGGCATCATTGTCAGGCCTCCAtctttttgaatgaaattgGAGTCAATTTTAGGAGTAATGCTGCGGCTCTGGAGCTTGGGAAACTAGCAATTAAAATCCACTCTACGGTGACTCCTGATGAGCGAAGTGATGAGATTTTGAGAGAGTGTACCAGGGTATTGCGATCTCTTCCCCCTGGCTTGGGTGAATGTGAAGCTCACTCTGTCCTGGAAGGATGTGGACTGCTAGTCTGGGTTGTGGAAGACCGCCATAAGAAAGGATTTACTGGTCCTGTGCTTCTAGCCTGGTTTTCTTTTCTTGAGGTGCATCAAGACCACATCAGAATGATCCTAAAG AAGTTTGACTTAAAAGGTGAGTCCAACAGACTGCAACAGGCTCTTTGTTTCAGTATTTACCAAGGCTTTGGATTTGCCTATGAGAGCTTGCTTGAGTCACAG CTGGAAGACAGTGGTACCCTGGCCAGAGTGCTGCTCTACTGCCAAGCCACAATTGGACACATGATGACTGAAATGCACAAGCTGTCAAACGAAAACCTTCTCATCAAAGCAG TGATTGCAGTGAGCAACTTTACCTGTGGCTTGTACAATCTCAGTCTGTATGATGAGGCCTTCACACTTCTTGAGATCCTGTGTCATGATCTAAGCAAGAACTGTCCTCCTTCACTCTCTGTTGATagg TTGAACCGGCCCTTCATGCTGGCTGTGCAGACTTCCCGAAAAACAGGACATCTGGAACGAGCGCTAGACTGGGTCATCTCGTGGCTGAAGGCCCTAGGAGATAAAATGGCTTTGCATAAAACTGAGCCAGTCTCTTTGTGGGTGAAAACCAAGATCGATGCCGCACGTAACTCTGAAGCGGATATACGACTCAG GACTATACGCGATGGTTTTGGTCCTGACATTCCGGATGAAAGAACTATGCTGTGTCTTTTGGATGAAGAGCTGCGTCTCTATAAGGAGGATCCAGGTGACACCTCCCAGGAACGCTACAACACTCTTTGCGATCTGCTTGACATCTGTCATGAAGAGAGCGCCCACACTCATCTGCGTGCTGTCTACCTCTGCGAAGTGGCCCaggttgtttgttttcaggactTCAGTGAACAGACTGATTG TATGGCTGTTGATTTTACCCATGAAGCTTTACGGCTTCTTGAGGAGGAACCAGAGTTTCCAGAAAACGCAAACCAGCTGAAGGATGACAAGGCCCATGCTTTGCTTTGGCTTTTTATTTGCACTCTTGAGAAGAATCTTCAAGAG GCAATTGAAAGGGACGTAAAGCTTCAAGAGATGCGCAAGCATTCTCAGTGTATTGAAACTCCGATAGGCACTAATGATCTTGATTATGAAAAGCAGAAGAATGAGGACATCTTGGTATGCGATGGCCTGCATTTCAACTTGGCTGGACAGAATA AGTTATGCCAACCTTTAGGACTAGCGCTGACTGAGTGGGCCACTCTTCTGCGCTCTGACGTTTTGCCTTCTTTAAGGAACCCAAAACAGACGAGTAAATCTATTGTGATCACTGCATCTCTCTTTCAATTAATGGGAAAG CCTCTTCAAGCTTTGGAGGCATATCAACTTGCTATTGAACTTTCCCACCAACTTGCTGACACCCAAAGTTGTGCGTATTCCCTCTGTCACTCGGCCAGCGTCTTCTTGGAACTGGGCTGCACTGAAATGGCCTTG acTCAGATTGAACGTGCAGAAAAAATGGTCACCACTGATAAAAGCATTGAAGgactttcttctctctctctgctcatCATTTTGTTGAAATCTCAGTGCTGTTACAATGCAGGACTG GTGGAATGTGGTGTTTCCTATCTGTGTGATGTGCTTAAAGAGGCCAGTGAGCAGAAACGTTCCAAGAGCTCGTATATGTTAAGAGCTCAAGCACTCCAGACTTGCAGCTCCTACCTCAGTTTGGACGCAATTTCCTTGCCACAAACCCAACGGAGTCGTATTACACAGCTTG GATATACAAGCCCAGATACTGTGTTGTGTGAAAGCCTGAAGCTTTTCAGCAGCCTAGTTGTAACTTTTGTAGGGAGAGGCTTGTATGGGGATTATAGAAGTGGCTCAGATGTGCGCTTCATTGACACAG GAAGTAATCTTGTGTTTAAATGGCGGCTGCTGTCTGAACTGTTGACCTGCTCAATGAAAATGATCGCGCTGAGAGCCAGCTGTGGTGCCATCAATGATGCTAGACTTCAGTGTCGAGAAGCCCTGAGGCTGTCCATAAAGTTGCAAGCACTGAGCCA ATGTACTGAGCTGTTGGTGGTGAAAGCGGAGTTGGACTTAATGCAAGGAGAAATAGCAGAAAGTAAATTTGATTTAGACAAAGTCAGGAACCTTCTGGAAATTAACACAG ATGTTTCCGATCCAGAGTGCAAGTCTGAGGTTAAAATCAAACCAAGAAAAGGCCGTCCATTACAGAAAGCTTGTTCTCCGTTGCCTGTTATGGAGGATGACCTGAAGGACATTCTAAGCACAAGATGGACTGTTAAAGAACCAATTGTGAGAGATCAAGCCAGCTCTCCAGTACTCAAGGCCCAACCTCGTCGTTGGCTGTCATgcctcacacacaaacaaacgtgCCAGTGCCCCTGTTGCTCAGAGCCCCTCCTGGGCCGTGTTACCGCCCGCTGGGCAGCTGCACAGGCTCATATGGTTCTCCAGCTGGACCCTTCTGAACCCAAAGTGGGTTTTAAACTTCACTGGGCAACATTAGCTCGTTGTAAGATGATCACTGGAAAACTTGAAGCTAAATTGGCAGAGTTCATCCCTCTTTGTGGCCCTGTAAAAGGGTCCCCTAAGGCCTCTCTTATGTATGATCTGGTTGGCCGTGCGTACCTTCACATGGCTGTTTCTAGCCTTGAACCCAGTCACAGTAAGGTCTGCAGCATATGGAAAGTACTTGAGGCTGGTTTAACCTTTGTTGAGTCAGTGTCTTTGcctgaactcagaactgtgaaagcGGGTCTCATGGCAACTAAAGCCCTTGTGTCATTGGTTACTTTGTCTACCAAAAAGGACTGTAGGCTAGAGGAACTTTTCCCAAATGTGTGGACTTTCAGGTCACCAACACAAACGAAAGTTGGGAAATCCCACCAATCCTCACTCAAGGAACATAAAAGTTTGTCTATGTCTGAAAAAAAGAAGCCAGTAAAGGTATCCAAGCTAAAGATCCAAATCCCAACCTCCACATCCAAGGGGAAGGGTTCAGGTCTCACGACTCCAGTTGTGATTCCAATGACTCCGTTTTCAAAGACTCCAGTGCTTCAGTCAAAGTCATCTAAAAGAGAGCTCAGTGCTTTTGACTTTAACGCAGTCGTACCCACGTTCCCATTTACTCCGGTTCAGAAATCCACAGTGCAGACGTCACAGAAAACTGCCTCTAAGCTGCAGTTTCAGGTGTTTGATGAGTTCCTACCCACTCAAAATAAAGTTCAGCCCGTACCCGCTGCTCCAAGACGCATTAAGAAGTCTCGTTTCAAG ATTGACTTTAGTGATGAGAGTGATGGTGAGAATGATCCTCAGCAAGAGCCACTTGAAAAActgtgcccaaagaaaaccacaAGACAAGGTACTCTCAGAGGTAAAGCTACGTCGGCTACCTTTTCGAAGAAGATTCTACCTGCAAGGCAGGCTAAGAGTAACAAGAGCTACGCACTACCTCGAGACACCTCATCAGAAGATGAAACTTTGGTGTATCGAGCTTCCTCAAAAAGACGAGGAAGAGCCAGAAAGGTGTCGGGCAAAGCGTTGGAGTTAGAGGAGCCGGACAAAATGAGGTCCATTGGGGAAGAAACTGATGACGTTCTGGACTTGACCTTTGAGTATTTGGATACATCGGACGCTGAAGCAAAAGACCTTGGCACTTCAG ACCTGGATTTGGAAGTGTTGCGACGGGATTTGTGTTCCAATTTTGAGATGAATGACTTGTTTGACAAGAGTCTACATAAAGCAAGAGGCCTTCAACCACATAATACTCATGTCGACCCTGGGATGG ACGATCTTTCATTTGAGGATATTCAGGTGTTACTCCGGTCAGCCTGGCTGGCCCTTCAGCACTTCCCCCCTCTCTCCATTTTTCCAACCATCTGCGCCTTTCTGGCACTATCTATTGGACACCAGGATCCCACAGCTACTGCAATGCTCCATTGCCAGTCTTTGGGCATCACAAGCCGGCATCGGACTATCAGACACCTAGCGAGCTCTCGGAA aaaGCTGAAAAAGGCATCTAGTGAGCTAGCAGATCAAATGGACAACCTAACGCTAGATGAGTCTAGTCCTACTACTCCTACAGACCAAAGGTTGTCTCAGGTGGAAAACATCTTTTCCTTTCCAACTGCTGATTGCTCAGCCTTTCCTCAATTCCACTCGCAAGAGTTTATTCAACAAATTCAATACCTTCCTTCAG GTGTGACCGTGTGTGTGATGTCGGTGCTTGGAGTAAAAGCTGGGGAAATGGGTGAAAGTATACTACTGTCCCGTCTCGAAAAGGGATCGGCTCCTGTGACTGTACACATTCCTACCTCCGCAGAGCCG CTTTCCATTAGACAACTGGTCAAGGAGATGGACAGTATTCTGGTGGATCAAAAGGCTCTGTCCAGTATTTCTGAGAAAGAGCAGTGGTGGGAGGGCCGCAGGGCACTTGACTATCGAGTCGAG CAATTGCTGAAAGAGATGGAGCGATTGTTGGGATGTTGGAAGAGCCTGCTTCTGCCTCTTTCATTGGATACCAAGCTGTCAGCTCGGGCCCAGCACCTTTCCAAGATTCTGTGCGACAAGGGAGTCAAAAACAGCGAAGTTATAATAAAG AGTCTCCTTTCTGCAACGTCCGTGGTGCCCAAAAAAGACTTGAGAAGCTTTGCTCTGGGAGTTTGTCCTGATTGGGATGATGAATGTGAGGCGCTCTTCCGATCAGCTGTTTTGCAGGTTACAGATGAAGAGAAGCCTTCTGGTCATGTAGTTCTCATTCTGGATAAG TATCTTCAAAGGTTGCCCTGGGAGAGCATGTCCATTTTAAGGTCCCGCTCTGTGAGCCGCATGCCATCTCTGCAGTCTTTGATTGGACTGTGCATTCAAAAAGAG AATGACTCTCACTCTATCTTGAAGCATGGTGTGGACacaaagaatacattttatgttttggaCCCTGATGGCAACTTAGAACACTCACAGCAACAATTCAAAGAGTGGTTCCAAAG tcaATCGGATTGGGATGGCGTCTGTGGACATGTTCCAAAGTTGGGACAGCTGGAAGAAGCCGTTGCAACTAAGGATCTATACGT TTATGTCGGGCACGGTGCAGGTGCACGATTCCTTGACAGCCAGGCGGTCCTCACGCGGCCAATGAGAGCCGCCTCTCTGCTCATCGGCTGCAGCAGTGCTGCTCTGGCAGTACGAGGGGATCAGGAGGGACAAGGCATCATCCTCAATTACCTCATCGCAGGCTG TCCCTTTGTTTTGGGAAACCTGTGGGATGTAACTGATCGGGATATTGATCGCTTCACAAAAGCATTGCTGGAATCCTGGTTATCGTCAGAGTCTGGGAGTGCCCTGCTGGATTATATGGGCCCTTCACGTCAGGCCACGCATCTGAAACACCTCATTGGAGCTGCGCCTGTGGTCTATGGTTTGCCAATCCATCTGCGGTAG
- the pfkmb gene encoding phosphofructokinase, muscle b — translation MNAAVRATVRMGIHTGAKVYFVHEGYQGLVDGGDNIRPATWESVSMMLQLGGTVIGSARCQDFRTKEGRTKAAYNLVKLGITNLCVIGGDGSLTGANQFRTEWSGLLGDLIKAGKITTNEAKESSHLNIVGMVGSIDNDFCGTDMTIGTDSALHRIMEIVDAIATTAQSHQRTFILEVMGRHCGYLALVTALACAADWVFIPEMPPEKDWEEHLCRRLTQQRQLGNRLHIIIVAEGAIDLNGQPISCEYVRQLVSKRLGFDTRTTVLGHVQRGGTPSAFDRILASRMGMQAVMALLEATPETPASVVSLSGNMAVRLPLMECVQVTKDVTKAMAEKRFEDAVKLRGKSFEHNWNTYKMLSHIHPPDTKSNINIAVLNVGAPCAGMNAAVRSVVRTGLLQGHQMLAVHDGFDGLAHGQIEPMGWTGVAGWIGKGGSLLGTKRTLPTKLMEEISLNITKFNIHALVLIGGFEAFVGGLEMVQARQNFEEFCIPLVIIPATVSNNVPGSAFSIGSDTALNTITSSCDLIKQSAAGTKRRVFIVETMGGYCGYLATMAGLAAGADNAYIFEEPFNIKDLKMNVEHLTEKMKTTVKRGLILRNEKCNENYTTDVLFNLYSEEGKGIFDCRKNVLGHMQQGGTPSPFDRNFATKMGIKSILWLTDKLKECYRHGRIFANSPDSACVLGMKKRSLIFQPLTELKENVDFEHRIPKEQWWMRLRPVLKILAKYDARLDTTNIAEMEHVIKKKGQVPH, via the exons ATGAATGCAGCTGTGAGGGCCACAGTTCGAATGGGAATACACACTGGAGCCAAAGTCTATTTTGTCCATGAG GGTTATCAGGGCCTGGTGGACGGTGGAGACAACATTCGGCCTGCTACTTGGGAAAGTGTGTCAATGATGTTGCAACTG GGTGGAACTGTGATTGGAAGTGCCCGCTGCCAGGACTTCCGCACCAAGGAGGGTCGTACCAAGGCAGCCTATAACTTGGTCAAGTTGGGCATCACCAACCTGTGTGTCATTGGAGGTGATGGCAGTCTCACAGGTGCCAACCAGTTCCGAACTGAATGGAGTGGGCTACTGGGAGATTTAATCAAAGCTG GGAAGATCACAACAAATGAAGCAAAGGAATCGTCCCACCTCAACATTGTGGGCATGGTGGGTTCCATTGACAATGACTTCTGCGGCACTGACATGACCATAGGCACAGACTCCGCCCTGCATCGCATCATGGAGATAGTGGATGCCATTGCCACCACAGCACAGAG TCACCAGAGGACATTCATCTTGGAGGTAATGGGGAGGCATTGCGG TTACCTGGCCCTGGTGACCGCTCTGGCATGTGCTGCTGACTGGGTGTTTATTCCAGAGATGCCCCCAGAAAAGGACTGGGAGGAGCATCTGTGCAGAAGACTGACTCAG caAAGGCAGCTTGGCAACCGCTTGCACATTATCATTGTAGCAGAGGGAGCAATCGACCTCAATGGCCAACCCATCAGCTGTGAGTATGTCAGGCAG TTGGTGTCAAAAAGGCTTGGCTTCGACACCCGTACCACCGTCTTGGGCCATGTGCAGAGAGGTGGAACACCCTCAGCCTTTGACAGAATCCTG GCCAGCAGGATGGGTATGCAAGCAGTGATGGCCCTGTTGGAGGCCACTCCTGAAACTCCTGCAAGTGTGGTCAGCTTGTCAGGAAACATGGCTGTCAGACTGCCTCTTATGGAGTGTGTGCAAGTG ACAAAGGACGTCACCAAAGCTATGGCTGAAAAAAGGTTTGAAGATGCAGTGAAACTCAGGGGAAA GAGCTTCGAACACAATTGGAACACCTACAAAATGCTGTCCCACATTCATCCTCCAGATACCAAG AGCAATATCAACATAGCTGTACTAAACGTGGGAGCCCCGTGTGCCGGAATGAACGCTGCGGTTCGTTCTGTTGTCAGAACTGGCCTACTCCAAGGTCACCAAATGCTGGCAGTGCATGACGGATTTGATGGCTTAGCCCACGGCCAG ATCGAGCCCATGGGTTGGACCGGAGTAGCCGGATGGATTGGAAAGGGTGGCTCCCTCCTTGGTACTAAGAG AACCCTCCCAACTAAACTCATGGAGGAGATCAGTCTGAACATCACCAAGTTCAACATTCATGCTCTTGTCCTTATTGGAGGCTTTGAG GCATTTGTTGGGGGTCTGGAGATGGTGCAGGCTAGACAGAACTTTGAAGAATTCTGCATCCCTCTCGTCATCATTCCTGCTACTGTGTCAAACAATGTTCCTGGTTCTGCCTTCAGTATTGGCTCAGACACTGCTCTTAACACCATAACCTCT TCCTGTGACCTGATTAAGCAATCAGCAGCTGGTACCAAGCGAAGGGTGTTCATTGTTGAGACTATGGGAGGATACTGTGGCTACCTGGCAACCATGGCAGGCTTAGCAGCTGGAGCTGATAATGCTTACATCTTTGAGGAACCTTTCAACATTAAGGACCTGAAG ATGAATGTGGAGCATCTGACAGAGAAGATGAAGACAACAGTGAAGAGAGGTCTCATTCTGAG aaatgAGAAATGCAATGAAAACTACACCACGGATGTTCTCTTCAATCTGTACTCCGAGGAGGGAAAGGGTATATTTGACTGTAGGAAGAATGTACTCGGACATATGCAACAG GGCGGAACCCCCAGCCCCTTTGATAGGAATTTTGCGACGAAAATGGGGATCAAGTCTATTTTATGGTTGACCGACAAACTGAAGGAATGCTATCGACATG GCCGCATCTTCGCCAATTCTCCAGATTCTGCGTGTGTGCTGGGCATGAAGAAGAGGTCTTTGATCTTCCAGCCTCTGACAGAGCTGAAAGAGAATGTCGACTTTGA ACACCGTATTCCAAAGGAACAATGGTGGATGAGGCTGAGGCCCGTTTTAAAAATCCTGGCCAAGTATGATGCCCGCCTGGACACGACCAATATTGCGGAAATGGAGCACGTCATCAAGAAGAAAGGCCAAGTTCCTCACTAG